A region of Rhodoferax potami DNA encodes the following proteins:
- the pcaC gene encoding 4-carboxymuconolactone decarboxylase has protein sequence MTDPNTPLPARPDPDAYTQGLATRRQVMGDAFVDAALAKTTPFTAPMQAHISRAAWGDVWQRPGLDLKTRSLITVAMLTALGKQNELKGHVRGALNNGASVEEIQEVLLHAAVYCGVPTAVEAFRSADEVVSSRD, from the coding sequence ATGACAGACCCCAATACCCCCTTGCCCGCCCGTCCGGACCCGGACGCTTACACCCAAGGCTTGGCCACTCGTCGTCAGGTGATGGGAGATGCATTTGTGGACGCGGCGCTGGCCAAAACCACGCCGTTTACCGCACCGATGCAGGCACACATCAGCCGTGCGGCGTGGGGCGATGTGTGGCAGCGCCCGGGCCTTGATTTGAAAACCCGCAGTTTGATCACGGTGGCCATGCTCACCGCCTTGGGCAAGCAAAACGAACTCAAAGGCCATGTGCGGGGCGCTCTGAACAATGGCGCAAGTGTCGAAGAAATCCAGGAGGTGCTGTTGCACGCCGCGGTGTACTGCGGGGTGCCCACCGCGGTAGAGGCGTTTCGCAGTGCCGATGAGGTGGTCAGCAGCCGCGATTGA
- a CDS encoding zinc-binding alcohol dehydrogenase family protein, which translates to MKAIGYTQPHPIAATPGLQDITLPDPVALGHDLLVEVHAVSVNPVDTKLRKSARPAEGDAYKVLGFDASGIVRAVGPEVSLFKPGDRVFYAGAIQRPGTNSALHLVDERIVGHMPTSLDFGQAAALPLTSITAWELLFDRIGVQPGKKPTGKTLLVIGAAGGVGSVLVQLARRLTSLTIIGTASRPETREWVQSLGAHHVIDHSQPMAPQLAAIGLPQVDIVLSLTHTEQHFPEILEVIAPQGQFGLIDDLPTLDVMPFKRKAISVHWELMFTRPLFATPDMVAQHHLLNEVAQLVDAGLLRTTLAEHYGTINATNLQRAQAFVESGTARGKVVLEGWA; encoded by the coding sequence ATGAAAGCTATCGGTTACACCCAGCCCCACCCTATTGCCGCCACCCCGGGGCTGCAAGACATCACCCTGCCGGACCCGGTTGCGCTGGGCCACGACTTGCTGGTGGAGGTGCACGCAGTGTCCGTCAACCCGGTTGACACCAAGCTGCGCAAAAGCGCCCGCCCTGCTGAGGGAGACGCCTACAAGGTGTTGGGTTTTGATGCCAGTGGCATCGTGCGTGCGGTGGGCCCGGAGGTTAGCCTGTTCAAACCGGGTGATCGGGTGTTTTACGCAGGCGCCATCCAGCGGCCCGGCACCAACAGTGCGCTCCACCTGGTGGATGAGCGCATCGTGGGCCACATGCCCACAAGCCTCGACTTTGGCCAGGCCGCCGCACTGCCACTCACCAGCATTACTGCCTGGGAACTGTTGTTCGACCGCATCGGCGTGCAGCCCGGCAAAAAGCCCACCGGCAAAACCCTGCTGGTGATCGGCGCGGCAGGCGGGGTGGGCTCGGTGCTGGTGCAGCTGGCACGCCGCTTGACCAGCCTGACCATCATCGGCACCGCCTCGCGCCCTGAAACCCGGGAGTGGGTGCAGTCCTTGGGCGCTCACCATGTGATCGACCACAGCCAGCCCATGGCACCGCAGTTGGCCGCTATCGGGCTGCCGCAGGTAGACATCGTGCTGAGCCTGACCCACACCGAGCAGCATTTTCCGGAGATTTTGGAGGTGATCGCGCCCCAGGGTCAGTTCGGCCTGATCGACGATTTGCCGACTTTGGACGTGATGCCCTTCAAGCGCAAAGCCATCTCGGTGCATTGGGAACTGATGTTCACCCGCCCCTTGTTTGCCACACCTGATATGGTAGCCCAGCACCACCTGCTCAATGAAGTGGCCCAACTGGTCGATGCCGGCTTGCTGCGCACCACCCTGGCCGAGCACTACGGCACCATCAACGCCACCAACCTGCAGCGCGCGCAAGCCTTCGTAGAGTCGGGCACCGCCCGGGGCAAAGTGGTGCTCGAGGGCTGGGCCTGA
- a CDS encoding peroxidase-related enzyme: MHPTPRYPLPDLNTLPDDLKAKILEVQEKSGFVPNVFLAFARRPAEWRAFFAYHDALMLREGSSLTKGEREMIITTTSAANQCLYCVVAHGAILRIYEKKPLVADQVAVNYRKADITPRQRAMLDFAMQVCLQSHTVEDADFATLHAHGFDDEDIWDIAGITAFFGLSNRMANVTGMLPNPEFYLLGRVPKTK, translated from the coding sequence ATGCACCCCACCCCACGCTACCCCCTGCCCGACCTCAACACCCTGCCCGACGACCTGAAGGCCAAGATCCTCGAGGTTCAGGAAAAGTCCGGCTTTGTGCCGAATGTGTTTTTGGCATTTGCCCGCCGCCCTGCCGAATGGCGCGCTTTTTTTGCCTACCACGACGCACTCATGCTGCGCGAGGGCTCCAGCCTGACCAAGGGCGAGCGCGAGATGATCATCACCACCACCAGTGCCGCCAACCAGTGCCTGTACTGCGTAGTGGCACACGGCGCCATTTTGCGGATTTACGAGAAAAAGCCGCTGGTGGCAGACCAGGTAGCCGTCAACTACCGCAAGGCCGACATCACACCGCGCCAGCGCGCCATGCTCGACTTTGCGATGCAGGTCTGCCTGCAAAGCCACACCGTGGAAGACGCCGACTTTGCCACCCTGCACGCCCACGGTTTTGACGACGAAGACATCTGGGACATTGCAGGCATTACCGCTTTCTTCGGCCTCTCCAACCGCATGGCCAATGTGACCGGCATGCTGCCCAACCCCGAGTTTTACCTGCTGGGCCGGGTCCCCAAAACCAAATAG
- a CDS encoding LysR family transcriptional regulator, which translates to MKALQDLAILVRTVDAGSLSAAARALDMTPAAASAALKRLESELQVPLLVRSTRSLRLTPEGAAFLEHARLALSTLSEGVRALGTGRHEVQGVLRLAASSDMGRNLLLPWLDDFQSLHPQLRYRLTLSDRMANMFSEPVDAAFRYGKPQDSSLVALPVAPHNRRVLVASPAYLAQHPTPLTPHDLAGHDCLCFMLGEDVNDRWTFRQAGEALTVRVQGGHVGNDGDVVRRWAVAGRGVAYKAWLDVAHDVTEGRLVMLCTDWDTEPVPVYMVLPDRRQLTPGLRLLREFVATACAAMPPLPAASGSAR; encoded by the coding sequence ATGAAAGCCCTGCAAGACCTCGCTATCTTGGTGCGCACGGTGGACGCCGGCAGCCTCTCTGCCGCCGCCCGTGCGCTGGACATGACCCCGGCGGCAGCCAGTGCCGCCCTCAAGCGGCTGGAGTCAGAGCTGCAGGTGCCGCTCTTGGTGCGCTCGACCCGCAGCCTGCGGCTGACCCCGGAGGGCGCGGCTTTTCTAGAACACGCGCGGCTGGCCCTCAGCACCCTGAGCGAAGGGGTGCGCGCACTCGGTACCGGCCGCCACGAGGTGCAAGGCGTGTTGCGCTTAGCGGCTTCGTCCGACATGGGTCGCAACCTGCTGCTGCCGTGGCTGGATGACTTTCAGTCGCTGCACCCGCAGCTGCGCTACCGGCTCACCCTGTCAGACCGCATGGCCAATATGTTCAGCGAACCCGTCGACGCCGCTTTCCGCTACGGCAAGCCGCAGGACTCGAGTTTGGTGGCCCTGCCGGTAGCGCCCCACAACCGGCGGGTGCTAGTGGCTTCCCCCGCGTATTTGGCACAGCACCCCACGCCCCTTACGCCCCACGACCTGGCCGGGCACGACTGCCTGTGTTTCATGCTGGGGGAAGATGTGAATGACCGTTGGACTTTTCGCCAAGCGGGTGAGGCCCTGACCGTGCGGGTGCAAGGCGGGCATGTCGGCAACGATGGGGATGTGGTGCGCCGCTGGGCAGTGGCAGGCCGGGGTGTGGCCTACAAAGCCTGGCTGGATGTGGCCCACGATGTGACCGAAGGCCGTTTGGTGATGCTGTGCACCGACTGGGACACCGAGCCGGTGCCGGTTTACATGGTGCTACCCGACCGGCGCCAGCTGACCCCGGGTTTGCGTT